The DNA window TTTCTGTTAACATCATACTGATTGGGAACAATTTATCAGGTTGGGGTTTTTAATTGACTTTCTATCACATGCTGCTGTTGTTGGTTTCATGGGTGGAGCTGCCATCACAATTTCCCTCCAACAGCTTAAGGGTTTtcttgggataaaaaaatttacaaagaaaacTGATATTGTTTCTGTAATGCACTCAGTATTTGCCTCAGCTCATCATGGAGTAAGTTCTCTCCCCCTTGCTCTCTGACTTGTAGTGTAGCCTTTTTCTTACCTTTAAAATGTGAACTACTATCTAGTAAATTGAGAATCCGTAGTTAAATAAATTCTCATATCTGTGGTCACTGATTTGTGTACAACAAATATTTCGCAGTGGAACTGGCAAACTATTGTTATTGGAGTGAGCTTTTTATCTTTCCTTCTTGTTGCCAAGTACATTGTAAGTCTGATCAAAGTCTAATTATACCAATTTCTTATGTGAACTGTAACCTTATTGCAAAACTTTTCTAATTCTCACCATCATTTGAGCAATAGggaaagaagaacaagaaattctTCTGGGTGCCAGCAATTGGTCCGTTGATATCTGTTGTTCTGTCAACATTTTTTGTGTATATAACCCGTGCGGATAAGCAAGGAGTTCAAATTGTAAGAAACTCTCGTTTTCTCCTTCAATTATAACTTGCATGATTCTGTGATTACAATTATGGTTGGGACATCAGAAGGGGTGATAGCATAAATGGCTGTGGTATCACACTATTAATTATTCTGTGATTTTTGAAGGTGAAACACATACACAAAGGAATAAATCCCCCCTCTGtgaatcaaatatattttagtgGTGACTATTTGCTAAAAGGTGCTAGGATTGGTATTGTGGCTGGGATGATTGCTTTGACGGTGAGATAACTTTGCAAGCTATTGTCAATTTGCCCATTATATTAAGAGAATTCGGTCTTCGATCATCTAACAGAGTTTGTATTCCCTTTATCTTGGAATGGGATTTTCAGGAAGCCATAGCTATTGGAAGAACATTCGCCGCGATGAAAGACTATCAGCTGGATGGAAACAAAGAAATGGTGGCACTAGGAACTATGAACGTTGTTGGTTCAATGACTTCTTGCTATGTGGCAACAGGTGAGAAGGATGCCCATATAAATTATGGCACCTTACATTTTAATAATGACAACGAAGTGTGTCACCTATTGTGGATGCGCAATCATATATGATCTAGACTCGACTatagaaacttcatttttctgaGCAGCCATAAAATCCAATcaattaaaaggaaaagtaGATGTGAACTTTTCAATCATACAGCTACTTACAATCTGTGACGCCTAAGTTAGAATAGGTGCATATAATTAATGGTTCCCAAACAAATGTTTGACTACTAGATGTTTTGATCTTCCTTTTGGGTTGAGTTTGGCATGGGAAACTCCTTAGGGCTGATATGAGGAGGTTCATGTGATTGTGAAAATCCTTTGaattcactatattttttttctcatgttcaTTACTTGCAGGTTCATTTTCTCGATCAGCTGTGAACTACATGGCTGGCTGCCAAACTGCAGTCTCAAACATTGTTATGGCGACTGTTGTATTTTTCACGTTAAAATTTTTGACACCTCTTTTCAAGTATACCCCAAATGCTATACTCGCAGCCATAATTATATCAGCTGTGATCAGCCTGATTGATTTTGATGCAGCATATTTGATATGGAAGATTgacaaatttgattttgttgcttGCATGGGAGCATTCTTTGGTgtagtttttgtttctgttgagaTTGGCCTCTTGATTGCAGTAAGAATTATGATACCCGCCAGCTAAAATCCCTGTATTACTATATATGATTGCCAGGATTgattaaattatgttttcattgtgtcatGGAAGGTTTCGATATCCTTTGCCAAGATTCTCTTGCAAGTTACCAGGCCCCGGACCGCAATTCTTGGAAATCTACCGAGGACAACTGTATACAGAAACATTCTACAATATCCTGAAGCAGCTAAGGTCCCTGGTGTTTTGATAGTGAGAGTCGATTCTGCGATCTACTTTTCTAACTCTAATTACATCAAAGAAAGGTAAAGATGTTTTTTGGCCTTTTAGCTATTCGATTCATGTGTATTTTGTACTGTTTTGGTGGAGAAAGACCATCTATGAATTGAAATCGAACAGTGGgctgttatttttttcctgtctCACGCTTCTAATTAAGGACCTTTTTCTTTGAGGTTTTGGCTTTAGCTATAATGGAAGAACACAACCCTAGTATTTGTAAGACTTGTTTTGATTAGGAAGCTACCTGAATAGAGTTGAACTGTAGATGATAGGCAATTAGAAAGTCAAACAATTTGTATGAGTGACTATGATGGATAAATTCAGTAATTTTATAATCTGGTCAGGCTGTTTTGTT is part of the Populus trichocarpa isolate Nisqually-1 chromosome 2, P.trichocarpa_v4.1, whole genome shotgun sequence genome and encodes:
- the LOC7463199 gene encoding sulfate transporter 1.2; the protein is MDIRSLSSSHRHPQDAPYVHKVGLPPKQNLFSEFKATVKETFFADDPLRPFKDQPSSKKFILCVQAIFPIFEWGRSYNFAKFRGDLIAGLTIASLCIPQDIAYAKLANLDPQYGLYTSFVPPLIYAFMGSSRDIAIGPVAVVSLLLGTLLQNEIDPVGNATEYRRLAFTATFFAGITQVTLGFFRLGFLIDFLSHAAVVGFMGGAAITISLQQLKGFLGIKKFTKKTDIVSVMHSVFASAHHGWNWQTIVIGVSFLSFLLVAKYIGKKNKKFFWVPAIGPLISVVLSTFFVYITRADKQGVQIVKHIHKGINPPSVNQIYFSGDYLLKGARIGIVAGMIALTEAIAIGRTFAAMKDYQLDGNKEMVALGTMNVVGSMTSCYVATGSFSRSAVNYMAGCQTAVSNIVMATVVFFTLKFLTPLFKYTPNAILAAIIISAVISLIDFDAAYLIWKIDKFDFVACMGAFFGVVFVSVEIGLLIAVSISFAKILLQVTRPRTAILGNLPRTTVYRNILQYPEAAKVPGVLIVRVDSAIYFSNSNYIKERILRWLRDEDELVNKSGQTKIQFLIVEMSPVTDIDTSGIHAMEELFRSLQKREIQLILANPGPAVIDKLHASGSAQLIGEDKIFLTVADAVASCCPKSVGEV